From the Lathyrus oleraceus cultivar Zhongwan6 chromosome 3, CAAS_Psat_ZW6_1.0, whole genome shotgun sequence genome, the window TGCCCTTAGTTTTCACAAATGAATAATGGATCATGGAGAAAAGTAAGCAAGAATATACATGTTCAAACATGTTAAGCATCATTCATTCAAGATTGTAAACAAAAGTTTGAGCCTAGCTCCATGATCTACTCATTAGTAGATCTTCAAGATGCAGATGCATAAGCCTAAACATGATTAATAGCTAAGCATGAAGAAGGATGAAGTGAAGAGTGTTTACCTAGTGGAGAGTGTCCACTTCAcctttgattctttgagaaagAATAAGAATAGGATCTGAGGAAGATGATGAACAAAGATGAGCAAAATAAATGCTCAAGAGGAAGCTTCAAATGGAGAGAAAAAAATTAATGAGAGATGGAGAAGTTTCACATCTACTTGCTCTTTTCCAACGTCTCCTTTTTTAGGTTTAGAGAGTGAGAGTGAGTTTTATAGAGGTTGTAGGCGAGGGTAGAAAAGTCAGTTCATGCCACAAAGTTTGTTACTCCAATTTGGAAAAAACGAACGTGAGAGGGCATGTGATTGTGTGATGCATTTTGAATCAATCTTTATGAACAATAATCAATTTTTTCGATTGATCACACTTCTTATTATTCACCATTTACTCAGGTGAAACAAACACTCCTTGGTTGCAAGATGATTCTACGCACAAGGAATTGAAAGAAGAAAGAACACAATTGAAAGTTAGAGAAAAAAGAAGTTctagaagaagaagatgaatgtATATTGTTGTGCAAACTGCACTCTAAATGtttaataatatatattaatCACAATTGTGATTTCAGAATCTACACAATGCAAAACTTATTCTCACTCAGTTACAAATAAAATAGAGATCctctctatttatatatgagatTATTTACACTCCAAATAATCACAAAATAACTAACTCAACTAAAACTAAACTAAATTAATCTATTTCGACTCGTCGACTCCTTCGACAACTACATGTTTCGACTGCATGCTTTGACAGACTATATTTGTCTTTCTGTCAAATATAACAAATACAGACTTTTTTCGACACAAACACATTTTGAAATCCGTCAAATACAGACACACTATTTCGACTTCGACACAAAGAATTACATATTTAACGTATTATTAGGAGAATTTGAATCCTAATATTCAGACTTGTATGTGTAAATTCTAATGGTTATTACCACTTATTGATcaatcaataataataataataacaagaataataataataatattacTCTATCAATTCATATAATGTAACTAGtgtatatatatacatatactACAAAGCAATATAATGCATATTTAGAACTCAAAAATGATCTTCCCAGTTGCATGGCCATCAATACTCTTAGCCCAACCATCTTCAGCTTTTGTTATAGGATATTTTGAGTCAATAACTGTTCTAAGTTTTCCTTGCTTAACCAAATCAACAAGATATTGAAGATCCTTACCCTTTGGAACCAAAAGCAATGGCACAAGTTGTTTTCTAGAGAAGGTAAGTTTCTTAAGTGCAAATGTCATCATAGAACTAGAGCTAGGAGTTATGTCTACAACCTTACCATTCGTGCTCAAGTTAGGCTCAAAAGTTGACCATGGAACTCCTACTGCACAATGAATCACTGCATCATATTTCTTACCAGATGGACTCTTTAATGCAGCACCATCAGATGTCTTATAATCAATCACCTCATCAGCACCTAAGCTTTTGACAAATTCGATGTTTCGAGCGCCGCAGGTGGCCGTCACATGAGTGTTGCCTAGTTTGGCTAATTGAACTGCATAGTGGCCTACACCCCCTGATGCAGCAGTGACCAAAATGTTTTTCCGTTCACCGCTTCCATCGAGTTTGATTCCTATTGATTGGGAAAGTGCTTGGAGAGCTGTTAGACCTGCAACAGGTAAGCCGGCGCATTCGGATGCTGTGATTTCTGGTGGTCTTGAAGCTGTGAGACACTCCTTAACAATAGCAAACTCAGCTAGTCCTCCACCACTCTACCATAATAGAATTTCATGACTCAATAAATTTTATATTTGATGTGAAGCTTGCTTATATAGGACTTAAGCTATGTAAGTGTTGATACTAAAAACCATTGAATATATCAAAGAAACAATTCATGAATGAAATGTTTTGTATCACAGACATCTGTGTGTATGTGTCTGAGTCCAAAACTGACACAGAcgtttaattaattaatttattcaaaTTATTATCGGTGTCAACATGTGAGTATTGGTGCCGTGTTTCCAGTATCCGTGCTTCAAAGATGAAATGAGGTGAATAGTAGGATAACAACTTACAAAGGGGCTGACGAAGCCTACAACTTTGTCACCGGCTTTGAACTTTTTAACACCTTTTCCAACCTCCATGACTTCTCCTGCTATATCAGTACCTATAAGAGAATGCAGCATCTTTGCTCTTCAAAGATTTGGAATAAACAAAGATATATCTAAACTTTGAATGATTCGGTTAAGCTCAAGTTGTAAACTATTTTGTAGTATGTAATTGAATAAAAGATTTGGAAAGGAAGTTACAAGGTATATATGGGAATTTGGGAGGCAAAATAGGCCACAGCATGCGTTTCTGTACTTTCCAATCAAATGGGTTTATGCTAGCTGCTTCCAATTTTATCAAAACCTCATCTTTACTAGGACTCGGTATCGGAACTTCAACATGCTACAAAGACTCAAAATTATATACAAACAACGTTTGTTACTAAACTCACAAGATCATAAATtaaaagagaaatgaagatatGAGAGAATAAGATGAAGTTGAAGAACCTTTAAGGCATTGGATCCTCCACCATAGGCATTGTACTGAACAGCACGCATGAGTTTCTTCTCCATCTACAAAGCGAGAGCGTGTTGAGAATGTGTTTCCATCTAAAAAAGTTGAAACGTAGTTAAGAAACGTGTGGATAGAAACAAGACAAGTAGTGGCATCCAAGGATGCATAGGTTTTGCCacaaatttatttatttttttagaATATGATTTTGTATATTAGATACTCATTTTAGTTTTTTACCAAAATTCCACAAATGCAACCTCTAAAATAAATTTTAACTTTTTCTCAAAAGTTCATTCAACAGCTATAAATCATTTCCATGAATTAAGAAAGTCAATTTTATTTTGGTGAACAATATGATACTCTTAGAGTTGATTATTTAACTCTCACTTAATTATAAAATATCATTTTTTCtttatttaataattcattttaaaaaaaattaaaatttttgTTTCTAAAAATGTCTCTTAAACCTCATTTGTCATCGGGGTCCAAACATGTGTGATGTTACATTTGATCCATCCAGGATACGAAGGTTTCAAGTATTGATCTCATTGTTCGTTTTGAGTTTGGTTTCCTTCTGGGTGTGATTATTTGTCTTGAGTTTGGACTCATTCTAAATGTGATCAAATGTATTGGAGCAAGATATCTCAAGTAAATCATGCATCTTATTGTTTTCCTTTATCTTTAATGTTGATATTTTCATCCTTTCTGCTTTTACTAATATTTTTTGTCCTTTTTTTTCGAGTTGTTTTGTTGGTTGGTGTATCTCTAGTCATGATTGTTTATGATCTTGTTAGTGTTATCATCATAGGATATATACACATTAGAAATGTTAtaatttttccttttatttttcaTATCCATTAGATCTTACTCCTATTCGATTTTATTTATTATTGATACGTTGAAAATATCAAATGATTTTTACTTTGTTTGTTACAGGGCTGGTTGCTACTAAAGGTGTCCATTATAACATCTTAAAACTCCGACTCTTAATTAAAGAATAAAATCAACATTTTAGGATGTTACTCAAACATAATTAACATAAACATCTAATATCTCTTCAAACGAAGTACTTAACGAAATTAACAAAATTCAACCATTAACTCAAAATAATTTAAACGACTCATTTCCCGATGTTACATATCAGAACAATAGTTTAAATTTAATGAtataaaataattcaaaaaaCAAATTGAGCTTCATATTCCTCTCCAAACTCATAGTAGCACTTACTCCTCTGGAGTATTTGTCCAACATTGTACAgaacaacacaaaacaaacaacaaagGGGTGATAATACGCTCAAATATATTAACGGTGTAAAAGAATACAAGGGTAGCTTAAATCATACAATCAACAACGTACATTCAATTTACAAAACAATACAAAAATTCAATTCACGTAGCCTTTATGTATACAATGTGACTCACAACTCGActttatgcatgtggtaccaatttGGACATTAGAGATTTGTTATTGATGTCGTCCACTCAACAATGGTTCCTCATTCGAACTGAGTCCCCACTTCTGAACTCCAAGTCTCCACTTCTGAACCCTGGATGGTAACTGATCTCCACTTTTGAACCCTTGATTCGCCTCTTTCAACACACTGGCACAATATGATTCATGGCATACACAGTAATGCACCTACAACAACACTTATGGTCCCACTTCTAACCATAAATAATGTGCAATACAGCATTCACAGTTGTCCTAACTTCTCAACTATCCACCTTAACACAAATAATTATAATTACATTCACAACACATGATTATATTTGCAACATCACAACTCATAAACATAATAATAATTCACCACTTATAATCATGCAAATTAATTCAATTATTATTTCATCATAATAATAATTCACCTTAATTAATTAAATTCATCAAATACACCAAAGCAGCGGCAAAACATCAGTTGCACACAGAAATGACTCGGTAAACTGAACAATACACAACGCATCTCAATAATTCACCCTTTCATGGCCATTCACCATGAAACcaaaaattaattattaaaaaacCCATGTAAAGTAATCAACAACTCATAACTTAACATCTAACAGTTCCAAACAATTCTAATCAATACCTAACAGTACTAAACATTCACTAAAACAAAACTCTGTCAAAAAATTGATTCGAAAACAACCAACTTTGCATTATCATGAGTAAATCATTATATGCAAGACCACATAAGCAATTAAACCTATTTAGACATTACCATGAGGTAGTCCTACGGGTTAGCTTTCCAACACTTTAAATCGTGCCTTAAACGGAGTCACGAAACTCAAGCTATGATATTTTTAATTCTACAATTTCTCACCCATACAATGATAATCTATTACACTCAGTGCGTAACCGGTTACATGCACGAAAAACAGCCCATAAATCCATTTTTCACCATTGGAAACCTTTTGAACCTTCAACTTAGATTCCGTAAAAACCCTCGATCCCATAATTTCACACCCAGTAACATTATAACATCTAAACAGAATAATCCACACATATTACAAATTAGAAATTATCAATTCAATATCATATCCATCAATCTATTAGCATGTTCATCACTTTATCATGAAACCAAATACACAAGAAAGGTGATCATAACATTCAGATTCATATCCATTCATCAAACAGAAAATTCAGCCAACACATGGGGCACGATTTTAATATCACATACATTGATTATCATAAATTTCACATGATTatattcaaaaattcatcaaaaatgtCAATGGAGAAAAACATAGAGGATGGTGATGATCCCTCTCTATCTTTCATGCAATAACACCTATATTAGATTAGTTTCCCCCCTTACCTGAATTTCCAGCAGTTAAACAAGTTTGATTATGATGTTCTTCTTCTCCCTCAAGTCATTGTTCTCATTTTCTCGCACTTGCCTCTTTTTTTCAATTTGAACAACTTCTATGTATCAATAATTTTTGCTCCCCTCACATATTCTATTTATTTTAACCTAAAAATTGTGTTTAAGTTAATTATCACACTTTTACTCCTCAACTCTTGTGCAGTCCCTCCTTACCACTCATACTTTATCAAAATTCTAATTTCTACTCCCAATCTCactatttcttttattttattataattatattactataattaaataaattatcCTAAATTCCCATAAACCCAATCAAATATCACATAAATCacataattcatttaaaataattaaaatcacTCAAGTAAttgaataatataaaataaaaattcaattaaataaattaatcgaattcggggtgttacaattcTCCCCCACTTACATAATTTTCGCACTCGAAAATTACCTGAACGAAATAGCTTCGGATATGACTCCTTCATTCGGCTCTCTAGCTCCCACGTCATGTGTTCCTCCAACGGGTCCTCCCCATACAACCTTAACCAAGACGATCTTTTTACTTCTCAAGTGTTTCACTTCTCGATCATCGATTCATAATGATGATGCCTCCACAGTCAAGTTCTCTCTCAATTCCACATCATCCATTTGAATCACATGATACGGATCTGGAACATAGTTCCGAATTTGAGATGCATGAAACACACTGTAATGATTCGAAAGAGATGGTGGTAAAATAACTATGTAGGCAACTTCTCCCACTCTCTTcgaaatctgataaggaccaatgaaacaCGACACGAGTTTTCAAGATTTCAAAGCATGACCAACACTAGTCACGAGAATGAGTCTCAAGAATACATGATCTCCCTCTCGAAATTCAGGTGCTTTactcctcttatcatggtaacttTTTTGTCTTCTCTacatcttatcctgaatcatcttgATCTTCTTTGTAATTTGTTGAATGATTTTTGGTCCAAGTACAACCCTTTCAC encodes:
- the LOC127127799 gene encoding chloroplast envelope quinone oxidoreductase homolog; this translates as MEKKLMRAVQYNAYGGGSNALKHVEVPIPSPSKDEVLIKLEAASINPFDWKVQKRMLWPILPPKFPYIPCTDIAGEVMEVGKGVKKFKAGDKVVGFVSPFSGGGLAEFAIVKECLTASRPPEITASECAGLPVAGLTALQALSQSIGIKLDGSGERKNILVTAASGGVGHYAVQLAKLGNTHVTATCGARNIEFVKSLGADEVIDYKTSDGAALKSPSGKKYDAVIHCAVGVPWSTFEPNLSTNGKVVDITPSSSSMMTFALKKLTFSRKQLVPLLLVPKGKDLQYLVDLVKQGKLRTVIDSKYPITKAEDGWAKSIDGHATGKIIFEF